One window of Methanothermobacter thermautotrophicus genomic DNA carries:
- the hacB gene encoding homoaconitase small subunit, with translation MEGIIKGRVWRFGDNIDTDMIIPGRYLRTFSLDELASHVMEGARPEFATEVRKGDIIVAGRNFGCGSSREQAPVALKHAGVVAIVAESFARIFYRNAINIGLPVIMAKVDADDGDEISVDLRSGQIRNLTSGREYWMKPFNDYMLSILEDGGLVDHYLKTIDSGASGDEG, from the coding sequence ATGGAAGGAATCATAAAGGGAAGAGTATGGAGATTCGGTGACAACATAGATACAGACATGATCATACCGGGCCGTTACCTGAGGACCTTCAGTCTGGATGAACTGGCATCCCATGTGATGGAGGGGGCGAGGCCAGAATTTGCCACTGAGGTCAGGAAGGGAGACATTATCGTGGCAGGGCGCAACTTCGGCTGTGGGTCATCAAGGGAACAGGCCCCCGTCGCCCTGAAACATGCGGGTGTTGTTGCAATAGTAGCTGAATCCTTTGCAAGGATATTCTACAGAAACGCCATAAACATAGGACTGCCAGTTATAATGGCGAAGGTGGATGCTGATGATGGTGATGAAATATCAGTTGACCTTAGAAGCGGCCAGATCAGGAACCTGACATCGGGGAGGGAATACTGGATGAAGCCCTTCAACGACTACATGCTATCAATCCTCGAGGACGGAGGCCTCGTGGACCACTACCTCAAAACAATCGACAGTGGCGCATCAGGAGATGAGGGGTAG
- a CDS encoding nucleotide sugar dehydrogenase produces the protein MDQRIAVFGGIDMDQRIAVFGLGHIGLPTAALFARAGFRVTGVDINQETVEKVNIGRSPVLEPGLDELVAEVVGTGNLDATMDGEGAASESDVMIIVVPTPVNSDNTSDLSAVISAAETISRGLKPGDLVVVESTVPPGACQNVVLPILEKTGLKVSEDFGLAYTPERALPNNTLHEMQNNARVIGGADPESARRAAELYRRITSGEVIVVDDLMTAEMVKLMENTYRDTNIALANELAVICEALGIDAIKAIEAANHHPRVNIHTPGPGVGGHCLSIDPYFIVEMAERKGVSARLIRTAREVNESMPLHVLEIIREALKSRGKSLKGSTVGVLGVAYKGDVADARETPTRPLVAALLSEGARVLVNDPHVSPEIIRGMGVEPVPLEDALNSDCVVLMTDHTEYLDIKPEMIVGGIFICTRPVLDPEEFRVRGITFRGVGRP, from the coding sequence ATGGATCAGAGGATAGCAGTATTTGGAGGAATTGATATGGATCAGAGGATAGCAGTATTTGGTCTTGGACACATAGGTCTTCCAACAGCAGCACTCTTCGCAAGGGCAGGCTTCAGGGTCACAGGGGTTGACATAAACCAGGAGACAGTGGAGAAGGTTAACATAGGGAGGTCCCCTGTCCTTGAACCAGGCCTTGATGAACTGGTGGCCGAGGTCGTTGGAACAGGCAATCTGGATGCCACCATGGACGGTGAAGGGGCTGCATCGGAATCAGACGTCATGATAATAGTTGTGCCCACACCCGTGAACAGTGACAACACATCAGATCTATCTGCGGTTATATCTGCAGCTGAAACAATCTCTAGGGGCCTTAAACCAGGGGACCTTGTGGTAGTGGAGAGCACGGTACCCCCCGGGGCCTGTCAGAACGTGGTGCTCCCAATACTCGAGAAGACAGGCCTTAAGGTCTCAGAGGACTTTGGCCTCGCCTACACCCCGGAGAGGGCCCTGCCCAACAACACACTCCATGAGATGCAGAACAATGCAAGGGTAATAGGGGGCGCGGACCCTGAAAGCGCCCGGAGGGCCGCTGAACTCTACCGGAGGATTACTTCAGGCGAGGTAATAGTCGTGGATGACCTCATGACAGCTGAGATGGTTAAGCTGATGGAGAACACCTACAGGGACACCAACATAGCCCTGGCCAATGAGCTTGCAGTTATATGTGAGGCCCTCGGTATAGACGCTATAAAGGCCATCGAGGCAGCTAACCACCACCCAAGGGTAAACATACACACCCCCGGGCCAGGTGTTGGTGGGCACTGCCTCTCAATAGACCCCTACTTCATAGTGGAGATGGCGGAGAGGAAGGGCGTGTCTGCAAGGCTTATAAGGACGGCCAGGGAGGTGAATGAATCCATGCCCCTGCACGTCCTTGAAATCATAAGGGAGGCCCTGAAATCCAGGGGTAAGAGCCTCAAGGGTTCAACTGTGGGGGTCCTTGGGGTTGCCTACAAGGGTGATGTGGCTGATGCAAGGGAGACACCGACAAGGCCCCTGGTCGCAGCCCTCCTATCTGAGGGGGCCAGGGTCCTTGTGAATGATCCCCATGTCAGCCCGGAAATCATAAGGGGGATGGGTGTTGAACCTGTCCCCCTTGAGGACGCCCTCAACTCTGACTGTGTGGTGCTCATGACAGACCACACAGAGTATCTTGACATAAAACCCGAGATGATAGTGGGCGGGATATTCATATGCACCCGGCCCGTCTTGGATCCAGAGGAATTCAGGGTGCGGGGTATAACATTCAGGGGTGTGGGCCGTCCTTGA
- a CDS encoding CDP-2,3-bis-(O-geranylgeranyl)-sn-glycerol synthase: protein MNTDIINIIDVLYVIYFMLPAYMANISGLVFGGGKPLDMGMSLADGRRLIGDGVTWRGTAAGTFVGLVVGIIQGIISGSVITGAFTGLLLGFGALMGDAAGSFIKRRLRIDRGRPAPILDQLDFVFGALILVSPITVPPLDQIILIMLITLVLHLSANIIAYLIGMKDVWY from the coding sequence GTGAATACCGATATTATCAATATTATAGATGTCCTCTATGTAATATACTTTATGTTGCCAGCATATATGGCAAATATAAGTGGTCTAGTCTTTGGTGGGGGTAAGCCCCTTGATATGGGGATGAGCCTGGCTGATGGGCGGCGCCTCATAGGTGATGGTGTGACCTGGAGGGGCACCGCCGCTGGTACCTTCGTCGGTCTGGTGGTGGGAATAATTCAGGGCATCATCTCGGGTTCAGTGATAACCGGAGCCTTCACAGGACTTCTTCTTGGATTCGGAGCCCTTATGGGAGACGCTGCAGGTAGTTTCATCAAAAGGAGGCTCAGGATAGATAGGGGTAGACCCGCCCCAATCCTTGACCAGCTCGACTTCGTCTTTGGTGCACTGATACTTGTGTCCCCCATCACTGTGCCACCCCTTGACCAGATAATCCTCATAATGCTCATTACACTGGTTCTCCATCTGTCAGCCAACATAATAGCCTACCTCATAGGCATGAAGGACGTCTGGTACTGA
- a CDS encoding beta-ribofuranosylaminobenzene 5'-phosphate synthase has translation MIINTPSRLHLTLIDLNGERGRLDGGVGITLKEPELVMGLEASDEMGAEFTPDTDEKLREEYRSKIMEAARRTLQHIGSDENFHFTIRSMFPPHSGLGSGTQISLATARLIAEYHGAEFTARELAHIVGRGGTSGIGVASFEEGGFIVDAGHSTREKSDFLPSSASSASPPPVIARYDFPEEWNIIIAIPEIDRSVSGRREVNIFQEYCPIPLRDVERLSHIILMKMMPAVIEGDIEAFGESLNEIQGTGFKRIERELQDPLLDRIIDSMISAGAAGAGMSSFGPTVYSVTDEKPGNVAGAVAEVMGPGRILITGGRNRGAFMIK, from the coding sequence TTGATCATAAACACACCATCCAGACTACACCTGACCCTCATAGACCTCAACGGTGAGAGGGGCCGCCTTGACGGTGGAGTTGGGATCACACTCAAGGAACCTGAACTTGTAATGGGCCTCGAGGCCTCGGATGAGATGGGCGCTGAATTCACTCCCGACACCGATGAGAAGCTCAGGGAGGAGTACAGGTCAAAGATTATGGAGGCGGCCAGGAGGACCCTCCAGCACATCGGGAGTGATGAGAACTTTCACTTCACCATAAGGAGCATGTTCCCGCCCCACTCGGGTCTGGGGTCAGGGACCCAGATATCCCTCGCCACGGCCAGGCTCATAGCAGAGTATCATGGAGCAGAATTCACAGCAAGGGAACTTGCCCACATCGTGGGGAGGGGCGGAACCTCCGGTATAGGTGTGGCGTCCTTTGAGGAGGGAGGATTCATAGTGGATGCAGGCCACAGCACCAGGGAGAAGTCAGACTTTCTGCCATCCTCTGCCTCAAGTGCCTCACCACCACCTGTCATTGCAAGGTATGATTTCCCAGAGGAATGGAACATCATAATAGCCATCCCTGAGATCGACAGATCCGTTTCAGGGAGGAGGGAGGTTAACATATTCCAGGAATACTGCCCAATTCCCCTGAGGGACGTTGAGAGGCTCTCCCATATAATCCTCATGAAGATGATGCCGGCGGTCATCGAGGGGGACATAGAGGCCTTCGGGGAGTCATTGAATGAGATACAGGGGACAGGATTCAAGAGGATTGAAAGGGAACTCCAGGACCCCCTCCTAGACAGGATAATAGATTCCATGATATCTGCGGGGGCTGCAGGCGCAGGTATGAGTTCCTTTGGACCCACAGTCTACTCGGTCACCGATGAAAAACCTGGAAATGTGGCTGGAGCAGTGGCCGAGGTCATGGGTCCAGGGAGGATACTGATAACAGGAGGCCGCAACAGGGGAGCCTTCATGATAAAATGA
- a CDS encoding hydantoinase/oxoprolinase family protein, with protein MKIAGFDIGGANTDMAIIEFGSDGDMKDVRVDFRYLPMWLRREELADALLEMVGEDLDELEGVGVCMTAELVDAYPSKAAGVADIIDRVEGAFDVPVAYVSLSGMVDASEALTDPMNIAAANWVATSQIASAMSSDCIMVDVGSTTTDIIPIKDGFEASRGRNDLERLSTGELVYTGTLRTNVATIVDRVPLQDKWFRVASELFAVTADVHRVLGNIRESDYTCSTPDGAGKSVEECMLRIARVLCADLELISPSDVLEVAEYIYHQQILKIAEGLAEVSEREGLEEVVTTGLGMKILAKRAAEVLELECRTMDEFLTEEECVVAPAVGTALLMEDYLQGQG; from the coding sequence ATGAAGATCGCAGGATTTGATATTGGAGGAGCAAACACTGACATGGCCATAATAGAATTCGGCTCTGACGGAGACATGAAGGATGTCAGGGTTGACTTCAGGTACCTCCCGATGTGGCTCAGGAGGGAGGAACTCGCAGATGCCCTCCTCGAGATGGTGGGTGAGGACCTTGATGAACTTGAGGGTGTGGGTGTGTGCATGACTGCTGAACTGGTGGACGCATACCCCAGCAAGGCGGCAGGTGTCGCCGATATAATTGACAGGGTGGAGGGGGCCTTCGATGTTCCAGTCGCATATGTGAGCCTCTCAGGGATGGTTGATGCATCAGAGGCCCTCACTGACCCCATGAATATAGCGGCAGCCAACTGGGTTGCAACATCCCAGATAGCCTCTGCAATGAGCAGCGACTGCATAATGGTGGATGTTGGGAGCACCACAACGGACATAATACCCATAAAAGACGGATTCGAGGCTTCAAGGGGTAGGAACGACCTTGAAAGGCTCTCAACAGGTGAACTGGTATACACGGGAACCCTGAGGACCAACGTGGCCACTATAGTTGACAGGGTGCCACTCCAGGATAAATGGTTCAGGGTGGCATCTGAACTCTTCGCAGTCACTGCAGACGTCCACAGGGTACTGGGGAACATCAGGGAATCAGATTACACCTGCAGCACACCCGATGGGGCCGGGAAGTCAGTGGAGGAGTGCATGCTGAGGATAGCCAGGGTTCTATGCGCTGACCTTGAACTCATCAGTCCCTCTGATGTGCTTGAAGTTGCAGAGTACATCTACCACCAGCAGATCCTCAAGATAGCCGAGGGTTTAGCCGAGGTTTCGGAGCGTGAGGGTCTTGAGGAGGTTGTTACGACCGGCCTCGGGATGAAGATACTCGCAAAGAGGGCTGCAGAGGTGCTTGAACTGGAATGCAGGACCATGGATGAATTCTTAACAGAGGAGGAGTGTGTGGTGGCCCCTGCAGTGGGTACAGCACTCCTCATGGAGGATTACCTTCAGGGTCAGGGATGA
- the wecB gene encoding non-hydrolyzing UDP-N-acetylglucosamine 2-epimerase, producing MKIAVILGTRPEIIKMAPVIDEIRKRGMEFTLIHTGQHYDHEMSDQFFIDLELPAPHHNIGVGSGSHGAMTAEMLKGLEEVLLREEPDIVMVQGDTNAVLAGALAAVKLHIPVGHVEAGLRSFDRTMPEEINRMVADVCSKLYYVPTEESAINLLMEGVDPETILVTGNTVVDACLRNIEIASRKSGILAEFSEDDRIVALTLHRAENVDNPERLRSIIDSILELEEFRIVFPVHPRTRKNLERFGLYSVLQDAAHVTLMKPMGYLDFLLLLSNSFMVLTDSGGLQEEAITFNVPCLTLRYNTERPETVEAGGNILVGADRDMITETARRLLEDPDFRRGMMEAENPYGDGHASERIIEETLRLHREGKLGMEPPEEVMSIPSRRLIHVDEDITVSGLAEREDASVRMVYSAGEILFPHPDLNIRGMDVLIESGSRRN from the coding sequence ATGAAGATTGCGGTTATTTTAGGGACAAGGCCAGAGATAATCAAGATGGCCCCGGTTATAGATGAGATAAGGAAGCGTGGCATGGAATTTACACTGATACATACCGGTCAGCACTATGACCATGAGATGTCTGACCAGTTCTTCATTGACCTTGAACTCCCGGCACCCCACCACAACATAGGGGTGGGCTCAGGGAGCCACGGGGCCATGACGGCTGAGATGCTCAAGGGCCTGGAGGAAGTGCTCTTAAGGGAGGAACCCGACATTGTGATGGTCCAGGGGGACACCAACGCCGTACTGGCAGGGGCACTGGCGGCGGTCAAGCTCCACATACCTGTTGGACACGTTGAGGCCGGCTTGAGATCCTTTGACAGGACCATGCCCGAGGAGATAAACAGGATGGTTGCAGATGTCTGCTCAAAGCTCTACTACGTCCCGACAGAGGAATCAGCCATCAACCTCCTCATGGAGGGTGTGGATCCAGAGACTATACTTGTAACAGGGAACACGGTGGTGGACGCATGCCTCAGGAACATTGAGATAGCATCAAGGAAATCAGGTATCCTCGCAGAGTTCTCAGAGGATGACAGAATCGTCGCCCTCACACTTCACCGGGCAGAGAACGTGGACAACCCCGAGAGGTTAAGATCCATAATAGACTCCATACTTGAACTTGAGGAATTCAGGATAGTCTTCCCGGTCCATCCAAGGACCAGAAAGAACCTTGAAAGATTCGGACTCTACAGCGTGCTCCAGGACGCGGCTCACGTCACACTCATGAAGCCAATGGGCTACCTGGACTTCCTTCTTCTCCTTTCAAACTCCTTCATGGTACTCACAGATTCGGGGGGACTCCAGGAGGAGGCCATAACCTTCAACGTACCCTGTCTGACCCTCAGGTACAACACAGAACGCCCCGAGACAGTTGAAGCCGGGGGAAACATCCTTGTGGGCGCCGACAGGGATATGATAACAGAGACGGCCAGACGACTCCTTGAGGACCCGGATTTCAGGAGGGGGATGATGGAGGCAGAGAACCCCTACGGGGACGGCCATGCCTCAGAGAGGATAATCGAAGAAACCCTCCGCCTCCACAGGGAGGGTAAACTTGGAATGGAACCCCCCGAGGAGGTAATGTCCATCCCCTCAAGGAGACTGATACACGTTGATGAGGATATAACAGTCTCAGGACTCGCTGAGAGGGAGGATGCATCTGTAAGGATGGTCTACTCTGCCGGTGAAATTCTCTTCCCTCACCCCGACCTCAACATCAGGGGAATGGATGTTCTCATAGAATCAGGGTCCCGGAGGAATTGA
- a CDS encoding HVO_0476 family zinc finger protein — MQCPICGSGSFRVLKSRTDESRSRKIKHLVLECEECSTVFRDSIVIEKPTPHRVVVSEHGKSYRDEVELYPGEELSAGDALSVSGKLVEVTSLELRGGKRVDRANAEDIETVWAVSLEAPARVGVSVDLHGEVYSRKVEVDRDFIFRVGDVLKIGEHVFRIKSMKTGDRMIRRGSAPAHNIKRIYGVPVNRRFSYDLTDRVV; from the coding sequence ATGCAGTGCCCTATTTGTGGATCAGGATCATTCAGGGTCCTGAAAAGCAGAACAGACGAGTCAAGGTCAAGGAAGATAAAGCACCTTGTACTCGAATGTGAGGAATGCAGCACGGTCTTCAGGGATAGCATCGTCATTGAAAAGCCCACACCCCACAGGGTAGTTGTAAGTGAGCACGGGAAATCCTACAGGGATGAAGTGGAACTCTACCCCGGCGAGGAGCTATCTGCCGGTGACGCCCTGAGTGTTTCAGGTAAACTCGTTGAGGTGACCTCCCTTGAACTCAGGGGCGGTAAAAGGGTTGACAGGGCCAATGCAGAGGACATCGAGACTGTATGGGCGGTTTCTCTTGAGGCACCAGCACGTGTGGGTGTCTCTGTTGACCTCCATGGTGAGGTCTACTCCAGGAAGGTTGAGGTGGACAGGGACTTCATCTTCAGGGTTGGTGACGTCCTCAAAATAGGTGAACACGTCTTCAGGATAAAAAGCATGAAGACAGGGGACAGGATGATAAGGAGGGGCTCAGCACCTGCACACAACATTAAGAGGATCTACGGTGTCCCTGTTAATAGGAGGTTCAGTTATGACCTCACCGACAGGGTGGTGTGA
- a CDS encoding DUF460 domain-containing protein: MDTVLEDHNLQQKRNPEVEMKVLTIVGIDPGHTVGLAIVDLEGRLLHLGSMKEAARSDIIERIIEHGKPVIVASDVHPAPGAVKRIASMLNARLYTPERVMTISFKNELVSEFLRETDFTPENSHERDALAAAVKAYRHYEMKLKQIERKTSETGMGPSDTLRVKGLVIMGKPIAEAIRALKAEEESETPEISQEESAGDEYDVEKLRRTIRAQRSRLRNQGSTIERLKREKKSLLKKIRELEDEKSRLEKKLERIQYEYSRDLLLNRELSHKLKVIEKLQRKYTEEKSRREALERDLDSLLQIRDMESSGDTTPIKIIETFTRDGIRRACSRWKIKAGDVLLLRSSEGGGSQTARILLDLGPGAIITEDKMSHQALEVFEEAEVPVIPVRSLQMEVHDDFGSVKTQDLNREIEKWKHRLNERRKKEEEEELLKVITEYRAQRRRNHK, encoded by the coding sequence AGAGAAACCCCGAAGTGGAGATGAAGGTCCTCACAATAGTCGGTATCGACCCGGGCCACACAGTCGGCCTTGCCATAGTTGACCTTGAGGGAAGACTCCTCCACCTCGGAAGCATGAAGGAGGCGGCAAGGTCCGATATAATTGAGAGGATAATCGAGCACGGAAAGCCAGTTATAGTAGCATCAGACGTCCACCCAGCCCCAGGTGCAGTCAAAAGGATAGCTTCGATGCTGAATGCAAGGCTGTACACCCCTGAAAGGGTCATGACCATATCCTTCAAGAATGAACTGGTATCAGAGTTCCTGAGGGAAACTGATTTCACCCCTGAAAACTCACACGAAAGGGACGCCCTTGCGGCCGCAGTGAAGGCCTACAGGCATTATGAGATGAAGCTGAAGCAGATAGAAAGAAAGACCAGCGAAACCGGTATGGGCCCCTCCGACACCCTCAGGGTCAAGGGCCTCGTAATCATGGGAAAACCAATTGCAGAGGCGATAAGGGCCCTGAAAGCGGAAGAAGAATCTGAAACCCCGGAAATTTCGCAAGAGGAGTCTGCTGGCGATGAATATGATGTTGAAAAGCTCAGGAGGACCATCAGGGCCCAACGATCAAGGCTGAGAAACCAGGGATCAACCATTGAAAGATTGAAGAGGGAGAAGAAGTCCCTGCTGAAGAAGATAAGGGAACTGGAGGATGAGAAGTCAAGGCTCGAGAAAAAACTTGAAAGAATCCAGTATGAGTACTCAAGGGATCTGCTTTTAAACAGAGAACTTTCCCATAAATTAAAGGTTATAGAGAAGCTTCAGAGGAAATACACAGAGGAAAAATCCAGGAGGGAGGCACTTGAAAGGGACCTTGATTCCCTCCTCCAGATAAGGGACATGGAGTCCTCAGGGGACACCACACCCATCAAGATCATAGAGACCTTCACAAGGGATGGGATACGGAGGGCCTGCTCCAGATGGAAGATAAAGGCCGGAGATGTGCTGCTCCTCAGGAGCTCAGAGGGGGGTGGTTCGCAGACCGCGAGGATACTCCTGGATCTCGGGCCAGGGGCAATAATAACTGAGGATAAGATGTCCCACCAGGCCCTTGAGGTATTTGAGGAGGCAGAGGTCCCGGTTATACCGGTCAGATCACTCCAGATGGAGGTACATGATGATTTCGGGTCAGTTAAAACTCAAGATTTAAATAGAGAGATAGAAAAATGGAAACACAGATTAAATGAAAGAAGGAAGAAGGAAGAAGAAGAGGAGCTCCTCAAGGTAATAACCGAGTACAGGGCTCAGCGAAGAAGGAATCACAAATGA
- the tes gene encoding tetraether lipid synthase Tes produces MVIKKTRSLCPECLRPVDAEVFEDEGRVLIRKECPEHGKFENVYWSNSKVYHKAENYDEEGEGLLNPQTDPLKGCPLDCGLCSEHESHTVLGLIDVTNRCNLKCPICFANAAVSNYLYEPTYEEIREMLRNLRRNRPVPTPAIQYAGGEPTVRKDIVDLVKLAREEGFTHVQIATNGVRLARKPELAAELREAGLNTVYLQFDGVTEEPYIVSRGKNILPIKLQAIENCRKVGLGVVLVPTLVRGLNDNQVGDIIRFAIDNIDIIRGVNFQPVSFAGRTPADRVEEQRITIPDFQKLVEEQTGSEISVDDFYPASSVRPISDFVAAIEGEPQVTFTCHQHCGTATYIFIDDGRIIPITRFIDVDRFFEVLEKGKDEIERGGIAAKARVIAKSTIELPRTLDKSEAPESVDIKSILTSVFRERSYSALGEFHYNTLLISCMHFMDPWNFDIDRVRRCVIHYALPDGRIVPFCTMNSIHRADVERQFAKPLKESDD; encoded by the coding sequence GTGGTAATAAAAAAAACTAGGAGTCTCTGCCCCGAATGCCTCAGACCGGTTGATGCGGAGGTCTTTGAGGATGAGGGCAGGGTTCTGATAAGGAAAGAATGCCCGGAACATGGAAAATTTGAAAATGTTTACTGGAGCAATTCCAAGGTCTACCATAAGGCGGAAAATTATGATGAGGAAGGTGAGGGGCTCCTGAATCCACAGACAGACCCCCTGAAGGGATGTCCACTGGACTGTGGGCTCTGCTCTGAACACGAAAGCCACACTGTTCTTGGTCTTATTGATGTCACCAATCGATGCAATCTTAAATGTCCCATCTGTTTTGCCAATGCAGCAGTGTCCAACTACCTCTATGAACCAACCTATGAAGAGATAAGGGAGATGCTGCGAAATCTCCGCAGAAACAGGCCGGTTCCGACACCTGCGATTCAGTACGCAGGGGGTGAGCCCACCGTCAGGAAGGACATAGTCGACCTGGTGAAACTTGCAAGGGAGGAGGGCTTCACCCATGTGCAGATAGCCACCAACGGTGTCAGACTGGCGCGTAAACCTGAACTTGCAGCTGAACTCAGGGAGGCAGGTCTCAACACGGTTTACCTCCAGTTCGATGGTGTCACAGAGGAACCATACATTGTATCCAGAGGTAAAAACATCCTCCCCATAAAACTGCAGGCAATAGAGAACTGTAGAAAGGTTGGTCTTGGAGTTGTCCTTGTCCCGACACTGGTGAGGGGACTGAACGACAACCAGGTTGGGGACATCATAAGATTCGCAATTGACAACATTGACATCATAAGGGGCGTTAACTTCCAGCCAGTCTCCTTCGCAGGAAGAACCCCCGCCGACAGGGTCGAGGAACAGCGCATAACGATACCGGACTTCCAGAAACTGGTGGAGGAACAGACAGGCTCAGAGATATCAGTGGACGACTTCTACCCGGCATCATCTGTCCGCCCCATATCTGACTTCGTGGCCGCCATTGAGGGAGAACCCCAGGTCACCTTCACATGCCACCAGCACTGCGGGACAGCAACCTACATATTCATAGATGACGGAAGGATAATCCCAATAACAAGGTTCATAGACGTTGACAGATTCTTCGAGGTACTTGAGAAGGGTAAGGATGAAATTGAGAGGGGAGGAATAGCTGCAAAGGCCAGGGTGATTGCAAAGTCGACAATAGAGCTACCCAGAACCCTCGATAAATCTGAGGCACCCGAATCAGTGGATATAAAGAGCATACTCACATCTGTATTCAGGGAGAGATCCTACAGTGCCCTCGGAGAGTTCCACTACAACACCCTCCTGATATCATGCATGCACTTCATGGACCCCTGGAACTTTGACATCGACAGGGTCAGGAGGTGCGTCATACACTACGCCCTCCCCGACGGTAGAATAGTACCTTTCTGCACAATGAACTCGATACACAGGGCAGATGTTGAAAGGCAGTTCGCAAAGCCCCTTAAGGAATCCGATGATTAA
- a CDS encoding ATP-grasp domain-containing protein → MKLLVFEYATASGIDDPEIFLEGRSMLEALLADFRDFDVEFLLSERFADMDIGAGLRPSLIGDLDDWLQENLEEFDACIFIAAEEDMELYRLTRLVEESGVLLLGSSADAVRTCSDKRLTYRALEGRVPLIRTYEPGEVDVAGSRLIVKPADGVACQGIRILEPGEAPDFSDDVIIQDFIEGESVSVSLLSDGERALPMSLNRQDIMVTGGELGYCGGSAPLDHGMREDAFTVARRAVESIPGLRGYVGVDLILADEPYLVEINSRITTPYIGLRRVSEANLGHLILEAVLGRLPSGVKFNGTASFRKGTDGMVVEVNEGFSGY, encoded by the coding sequence TTGAAGCTCCTTGTATTTGAATATGCCACCGCCTCAGGCATAGACGACCCTGAAATATTCCTTGAGGGCCGGTCAATGCTGGAGGCCCTCCTTGCAGATTTCAGAGACTTTGATGTGGAGTTCCTCCTCTCTGAGAGGTTTGCAGATATGGACATCGGGGCAGGGCTCAGACCATCCCTCATCGGTGATCTGGATGACTGGCTCCAGGAGAACCTCGAGGAATTCGATGCATGCATTTTCATAGCAGCAGAGGAGGATATGGAACTTTACAGGCTCACCCGCCTTGTTGAGGAATCAGGGGTGCTTCTCCTAGGATCATCAGCAGATGCGGTCAGGACGTGTTCAGATAAGAGGTTAACCTACAGGGCCCTCGAGGGGAGGGTCCCCCTCATCAGGACCTATGAACCTGGAGAGGTTGATGTTGCCGGGTCAAGGCTCATAGTTAAACCCGCAGACGGGGTTGCCTGCCAGGGGATAAGGATCCTTGAACCTGGTGAAGCACCTGATTTCTCAGATGATGTCATCATACAGGACTTCATTGAGGGTGAGAGTGTGAGTGTGAGCCTCCTCTCTGACGGTGAGAGGGCACTCCCCATGAGCCTCAACAGGCAGGACATCATGGTTACAGGTGGTGAACTGGGATACTGTGGTGGGAGCGCACCATTGGATCATGGGATGAGGGAGGATGCATTCACTGTTGCCAGGAGGGCTGTGGAGTCCATTCCAGGTTTAAGGGGCTACGTTGGGGTGGACCTCATACTTGCCGATGAACCCTACCTTGTTGAGATAAACTCCAGGATCACAACACCGTACATAGGACTCAGGAGGGTTTCTGAGGCGAACCTCGGGCACCTAATACTCGAAGCTGTCCTTGGAAGACTCCCTTCTGGTGTTAAATTCAATGGCACGGCCTCCTTCAGGAAGGGAACCGATGGCATGGTTGTGGAGGTCAATGAAGGCTTCAGTGGATACTGA